A portion of the Streptomyces sp. NBC_01335 genome contains these proteins:
- the mce gene encoding methylmalonyl-CoA epimerase yields MLTRIDHIGIACFDLDRTVEFYRSTYGFEVHHTEVNEEQGVREAMLRINGTSDGGASYLQLLEPTRPDSAVGKWLAKNGEGVHHIAFGTEDVDQDSSDIREKGVRVLYDEPRTGSMGSRITFLHPKDCHGVLTELVTSRTEH; encoded by the coding sequence ATGCTGACGCGAATCGACCACATCGGGATCGCCTGTTTCGACCTGGACAGGACGGTGGAGTTCTACCGCTCCACCTACGGCTTCGAAGTCCACCACACCGAGGTCAACGAAGAGCAGGGCGTACGCGAGGCCATGCTGAGGATCAACGGCACCTCCGACGGCGGGGCCTCCTACCTCCAGCTGCTGGAACCGACCCGGCCCGACTCGGCGGTCGGCAAGTGGCTGGCGAAGAACGGCGAGGGCGTCCACCACATCGCCTTCGGCACCGAGGACGTGGACCAGGACTCCTCGGACATCCGCGAGAAGGGGGTCCGGGTCCTCTACGACGAGCCCCGCACCGGCTCCATGGGCTCCCGGATCACCTTCCTCCACCCGAAGGACTGCCACGGGGTCCTCACCGAACTGGTCACGTCCCGGACGGAGCACTGA
- a CDS encoding acetyl-CoA C-acetyltransferase, whose product MSGTTGTTTSVIVAGARTPMGRLLGSLKTFSGADLGGFAIKAALDRAGIGGDQVEYVIMGQVLQAGAGQIPARQAAVKAGIPMNVPALTVNKVCLSGLDAIALADQLIRAGEFDVVVAGGQESMTNAPHLLPKSREGYKYGAIEMLDAMAYDGLTDAFENIAMGESTEKHNTRLGLERAEQDVVAALSHQRAAAARENGLFEAEITPVEIPQRKGDPVLFSEDEGIRPGTTAESLGRLRPAFAKDGTITAGSSSQISDGAAAVVVMSKAKAQELGLDWLAEIGAHGNVAGPDNSLQSQPSNAIRHALKKDGLTVDDLDLVEINEAFAAVAVQSMKDLGITSEKVNVNGGAIALGHPIGMSGARVVLHLALELKRRGGGTGAAALCGGGGQGDALIIRVPGK is encoded by the coding sequence ATGTCAGGAACGACAGGTACCACCACCTCAGTGATCGTCGCGGGCGCCCGGACGCCCATGGGCCGGCTGCTCGGCTCCCTGAAGACCTTCTCCGGCGCGGACCTCGGCGGCTTCGCCATCAAGGCGGCGCTGGACCGGGCCGGCATCGGCGGCGACCAGGTCGAGTACGTGATCATGGGCCAGGTGCTCCAGGCCGGCGCGGGCCAGATCCCGGCCCGGCAGGCGGCCGTCAAGGCGGGCATCCCGATGAACGTCCCCGCGCTCACCGTCAACAAGGTGTGCCTCTCCGGGCTCGACGCCATCGCGCTGGCGGACCAGCTGATCCGCGCCGGTGAGTTCGACGTGGTGGTGGCCGGCGGCCAGGAGTCGATGACCAACGCCCCGCACCTGCTGCCGAAGTCCCGCGAGGGGTACAAGTACGGCGCGATCGAGATGCTCGACGCGATGGCGTACGACGGCCTGACCGACGCCTTCGAGAACATCGCGATGGGGGAGTCGACCGAGAAGCACAACACCCGCCTCGGCCTGGAGCGCGCCGAGCAGGACGTGGTCGCCGCCCTCTCCCACCAGCGCGCCGCCGCCGCCCGCGAGAACGGTCTCTTCGAGGCCGAGATCACCCCGGTCGAGATCCCGCAGCGCAAGGGCGACCCGGTGCTCTTCTCCGAGGACGAGGGCATCCGCCCCGGGACGACCGCCGAGTCGCTCGGCAGGCTCCGCCCCGCCTTCGCCAAGGACGGCACGATCACCGCCGGTTCCTCCTCGCAGATCTCGGACGGCGCCGCCGCGGTCGTGGTGATGAGCAAGGCGAAGGCCCAGGAGCTGGGGCTCGACTGGCTCGCCGAGATCGGCGCCCACGGCAATGTGGCCGGCCCGGACAACTCGCTCCAGTCCCAGCCGTCCAACGCCATCCGGCACGCCCTGAAGAAGGACGGGCTCACCGTCGACGACCTGGACCTGGTGGAGATCAACGAGGCGTTCGCGGCGGTCGCCGTGCAGTCCATGAAGGACCTCGGCATCACCTCGGAGAAGGTCAACGTCAACGGCGGGGCCATCGCGCTCGGCCACCCGATCGGGATGTCCGGCGCCCGCGTGGTGCTCCACCTGGCGCTGGAGCTGAAGCGGCGCGGCGGCGGTACCGGTGCGGCGGCGCTCTGCGGCGGCGGCGGTCAGGGCGACGCGCTGATCATCCGCGTACCGGGCAAGTAG
- the meaB gene encoding methylmalonyl Co-A mutase-associated GTPase MeaB produces MVDVPTLVEQARQGRPRAVARLISLVEGASPQLREVMAALAPLAGHAYVVGLTGSPGVGKSTSTSALVAAYRKAGKRVGVLAVDPSSPFSGGALLGDRVRMSDHASDPGVYIRSMATRGHLGGLARSAPQAVRVLDAAGCDVVLVETVGVGQSEVEIASQADTSVVMLAPGMGDGIQAAKAGILEIGDVYVVNKADRDGADATARELNHMLGLGESRGPGDWRPPIVKTVAARGQGVDELVEALERHRAWMEEHGVLAARRTARAAREVETIAVTALRERIADLHGDRRLEALAERIVAGRLDPYGAADELVAGVTAAAR; encoded by the coding sequence ATGGTGGACGTCCCCACCCTGGTCGAACAGGCACGGCAGGGCAGGCCCCGAGCCGTCGCCCGGCTCATCTCGCTGGTGGAGGGGGCCTCGCCGCAGCTGCGCGAGGTGATGGCCGCGCTGGCCCCGCTGGCGGGGCACGCGTACGTCGTCGGGCTGACCGGCTCGCCGGGGGTCGGCAAGTCCACCTCCACCTCGGCGCTGGTCGCCGCGTACCGGAAGGCCGGGAAGCGGGTCGGGGTGCTCGCGGTCGACCCGTCGTCGCCGTTCTCCGGCGGGGCGCTGCTGGGGGACCGGGTGCGGATGTCGGACCACGCCTCGGACCCCGGCGTCTACATCCGGTCCATGGCGACCCGGGGCCATCTGGGCGGCCTCGCCCGCTCGGCGCCGCAGGCCGTCCGGGTACTGGACGCGGCCGGGTGCGACGTGGTGCTGGTGGAGACGGTCGGGGTGGGCCAGTCCGAGGTGGAGATCGCCTCGCAGGCCGACACCTCGGTGGTGATGCTCGCGCCGGGCATGGGCGACGGCATCCAGGCGGCGAAGGCCGGAATCCTGGAGATCGGCGACGTGTACGTGGTCAACAAGGCGGACCGGGACGGCGCGGACGCCACCGCCAGGGAGCTGAACCACATGCTCGGCCTCGGGGAGTCCCGGGGGCCGGGCGACTGGCGGCCCCCGATCGTGAAGACCGTGGCGGCCCGGGGGCAGGGCGTCGACGAGCTGGTCGAGGCGCTGGAGAGGCACCGGGCGTGGATGGAGGAGCACGGGGTGCTGGCGGCCCGGCGCACCGCGCGGGCGGCCCGGGAGGTGGAGACGATCGCGGTGACCGCCCTGCGCGAGCGGATCGCCGACCTGCACGGCGACCGGCGGCTCGAAGCGCTGGCGGAGCGCATCGTGGCGGGCCGGCTCGACCCGTACGGCGCGGCCGACGAACTGGTCGCGGGGGTCACCGCGGCCGCGCGCTGA
- a CDS encoding MarR family winged helix-turn-helix transcriptional regulator, translated as METETATRWLSDAEQRAWRTHLDVSRLLTHQLERDLQPFGLTMNDYEILVNLSEAEEQRLRMSDLASLTLQSKSRLSHQITRMETAGLVKRENCESDRRGLFAVLTDLGGETMRKVAPYHVASVRKHFMDLLSPEALAELHAALTPIADHLRGRRGRP; from the coding sequence ATGGAGACCGAGACGGCCACCCGCTGGCTGAGCGACGCGGAGCAGCGTGCCTGGCGCACCCACCTGGACGTCAGCAGACTGCTCACGCACCAGCTGGAGAGAGACCTCCAGCCGTTCGGCCTGACCATGAACGACTACGAGATCCTCGTCAACCTCTCCGAGGCCGAGGAGCAGCGCCTGCGGATGAGTGACCTCGCGTCGCTCACCCTGCAGTCCAAGAGCAGGCTCTCGCACCAGATCACCCGAATGGAGACCGCCGGGCTGGTCAAGCGCGAGAACTGCGAGTCGGACCGGCGCGGGCTCTTCGCGGTCCTCACCGACCTCGGCGGGGAGACGATGCGGAAGGTGGCGCCGTACCACGTCGCCTCCGTCCGCAAGCACTTCATGGACCTGCTGTCCCCCGAGGCGCTGGCCGAGCTGCACGCGGCCCTCACCCCGATCGCGGACCATCTGCGCGGACGGCGCGGCAGGCCGTAG
- a CDS encoding AIM24 family protein translates to MSTPVIFDPMTLPSDDNVNAYTFCVELKGGQWFLQKGKMIAYYGRIDFDGVGNGRFDRLLRTSFHSPMHASDWVVAEGSGKMLLADRAFDVNSYDLDNGNLTIRSGNLLAFQPSLALKQSIVPGFLTLIGTGKFVAASNGPVVFMEPPLRVDPQALVGWADCPSPCHHYDHGYMRGVMGGLRSLTGIGGTSGEEHQFEFVGAGTVLLQSTEVLMAEQPVGAVPVEAGVPGGGRPGVHGGGQPGSAPRLPGQLGDLQRRFGL, encoded by the coding sequence GTGAGCACGCCCGTGATCTTCGATCCGATGACGCTGCCGTCGGACGACAACGTCAACGCCTACACCTTCTGCGTGGAGCTGAAGGGCGGTCAGTGGTTCCTCCAGAAGGGGAAGATGATCGCCTACTACGGGCGCATCGACTTCGACGGGGTGGGCAACGGCCGCTTCGACCGGCTGCTGCGGACGAGCTTCCACTCGCCGATGCACGCGAGCGACTGGGTGGTGGCCGAGGGCAGCGGCAAGATGCTCCTCGCGGACCGGGCCTTCGACGTCAACTCCTACGACCTCGACAACGGCAACCTGACGATCCGCTCCGGCAACCTGCTGGCCTTCCAGCCGTCGCTGGCGCTGAAGCAGTCGATCGTGCCGGGGTTCCTCACGCTGATCGGTACGGGGAAGTTCGTGGCGGCCTCGAACGGGCCGGTGGTCTTCATGGAGCCGCCGCTGCGGGTGGACCCGCAGGCGCTGGTCGGCTGGGCCGACTGCCCGTCCCCGTGCCACCACTACGACCACGGGTACATGCGGGGCGTGATGGGCGGGCTGCGGTCGCTGACGGGGATCGGCGGGACGTCCGGCGAGGAGCACCAGTTCGAGTTCGTCGGCGCGGGGACGGTGCTGCTGCAGTCGACCGAGGTGCTGATGGCGGAGCAGCCAGTGGGCGCGGTTCCGGTGGAGGCGGGGGTTCCGGGCGGGGGCCGCCCGGGTGTCCACGGCGGGGGTCAACCTGGGTCCGCACCCCGCCTCCCCGGCCAGCTGGGGGATCTCCAGCGTCGGTTCGGTTTGTGA
- a CDS encoding AIM24 family protein produces the protein MPFREINSKMVEATVVPGQKMYSQRGAMLAYRGEVSFTPNIQGGQGGLMSMIGRRVANEATPLMTVEGSGTVMFGHGGHHIQVINLAGDTLYVEADRLLAFDGTLQQGTMFMGSQGGVMGMVRGQVTGQGLFTTTLKGHGAVAVMAHGGVIELPITPGREVHVDPQAYVAHHGDVRNKLSTALGWRDMVGRGSGEAFQLELSGSGAVYVQASEEKL, from the coding sequence ATGCCGTTCCGTGAGATCAACTCGAAGATGGTCGAGGCGACGGTCGTCCCCGGCCAGAAGATGTACAGCCAGCGCGGCGCGATGCTCGCCTACCGGGGCGAGGTCTCCTTCACCCCGAACATCCAGGGCGGCCAGGGCGGGCTGATGTCGATGATCGGCCGGCGGGTGGCGAACGAGGCGACCCCGCTGATGACGGTGGAGGGCAGCGGCACCGTGATGTTCGGCCACGGCGGCCACCACATCCAGGTGATCAACCTCGCGGGCGACACCCTCTACGTCGAGGCCGACCGGCTGCTGGCGTTCGACGGGACGCTCCAGCAGGGCACGATGTTCATGGGCTCGCAGGGCGGGGTCATGGGGATGGTGCGCGGCCAGGTGACCGGGCAGGGCCTGTTCACCACGACCCTCAAGGGCCACGGCGCGGTGGCGGTGATGGCCCACGGCGGGGTGATCGAGCTGCCGATCACGCCCGGCCGCGAGGTGCACGTGGACCCGCAGGCGTACGTCGCGCACCACGGGGACGTGCGGAACAAGCTCTCCACCGCGCTCGGCTGGCGCGACATGGTGGGGCGCGGCTCGGGCGAGGCGTTCCAGCTGGAGCTGAGCGGCAGTGGTGCGGTGTACGTCCAGGCGTCGGAGGAGAAGCTGTGA
- a CDS encoding AIM24 family protein, whose amino-acid sequence MFRLQGSKTLAVDLTGDAVKAKNGSMVAYDGRMAFKKLSGGGEGLRGMVTRRLTGEQMTVMEVQGQGTCYFADRASEINLVSLRGEKLWVEASNLLCTDAALRTGTTFTGLRGGATGNGLFTTTVEGTGQAAIMSDGSAVVLRVTPQYPLNVDPGAYIAHQGNLQQHFQSGVSFRTFMGEGSGESFQIRFEGEGLVYVQPSERNTVGGDV is encoded by the coding sequence ATGTTCCGACTCCAAGGCAGCAAGACGCTCGCCGTCGATCTGACGGGCGATGCCGTCAAGGCGAAGAACGGCTCGATGGTCGCGTACGACGGCCGGATGGCGTTCAAGAAACTCTCCGGCGGCGGTGAGGGTCTGCGCGGCATGGTGACCCGCCGGCTGACCGGCGAACAGATGACGGTGATGGAGGTCCAGGGGCAGGGCACCTGCTATTTCGCCGACCGCGCGAGCGAGATCAACCTCGTCTCACTGCGGGGCGAGAAGCTCTGGGTGGAGGCGAGCAACCTGCTCTGCACGGACGCCGCCCTGCGTACCGGCACCACCTTCACCGGGCTGCGCGGCGGGGCCACGGGCAACGGCCTGTTCACCACCACCGTGGAGGGCACCGGGCAGGCGGCGATCATGTCGGACGGTTCGGCGGTGGTGCTCCGGGTGACCCCGCAGTACCCGCTGAACGTCGACCCCGGCGCCTACATCGCCCACCAGGGCAACCTCCAGCAGCACTTCCAGTCCGGGGTGAGCTTCCGCACCTTCATGGGCGAGGGCTCCGGGGAGTCGTTCCAGATCCGCTTCGAGGGCGAGGGACTCGTGTACGTGCAGCCCAGCGAGCGGAACACGGTCGGGGGCGACGTCTGA
- a CDS encoding DUF3817 domain-containing protein, with protein sequence MDIKTATALHRLRLISIPEALSFPALIIFGSILSRVSDIDFLMMPLGALHGILFVIYVLFLLDVWIKAKWPVKRVALFFVLCLLPFGGLYGDKLLKRYETDGVIAARARREGTVNA encoded by the coding sequence GTGGACATCAAGACCGCTACCGCCCTGCACCGGCTGCGCCTCATCTCGATCCCCGAGGCGCTCTCCTTCCCGGCCCTGATCATCTTCGGATCGATCCTCAGCCGCGTCTCCGACATCGACTTCCTGATGATGCCGCTGGGTGCCCTGCACGGCATCCTCTTCGTGATCTACGTCCTCTTCCTGCTCGACGTGTGGATCAAGGCGAAGTGGCCCGTCAAGCGCGTCGCCCTCTTCTTCGTGCTCTGCCTCCTGCCGTTCGGCGGGCTCTACGGCGACAAGCTCCTCAAGCGGTACGAGACGGACGGCGTCATCGCCGCCCGCGCCCGCCGGGAAGGCACGGTGAACGCATGA
- a CDS encoding MTH1187 family thiamine-binding protein: MIVAFSVSPLGVGEDVGSHVADAVRVVRESGLPNRTDAMFTSIEGEWDEVMDVVKRAVAAVEARAGRVSLVLKADIRPGVTDGLTSKVETVERYLAT, translated from the coding sequence ATGATCGTCGCCTTCTCGGTCTCCCCGCTGGGTGTCGGCGAGGACGTCGGCAGTCACGTCGCCGACGCCGTCCGCGTCGTCCGCGAGTCCGGACTGCCCAACCGCACCGACGCCATGTTCACCTCGATCGAAGGCGAATGGGACGAGGTGATGGACGTCGTCAAGCGAGCCGTCGCCGCCGTCGAGGCCCGCGCCGGACGCGTCTCCCTCGTGCTGAAGGCCGACATCCGACCCGGCGTCACCGACGGACTCACCTCCAAGGTCGAGACCGTGGAACGGTACTTGGCCACCTGA
- a CDS encoding glycosyltransferase family 2 protein: MRSEVYDYDSHSRLAGPLTEPEGPEYRVRYRSLLAAEKRRTRAVLLMTLAPVLTGALLLYLVWPTHWTRRENGEPWLVAADTAMLVSIALIELFMLVNVVSIAHATMVARDPVPVVPEPGTRVAFVTTYVPGKEPLSMVRATLRGAVRIRHDGPLDVWLLDEGDDPAARALCAELGVRHFTRRGVPEWNRPKGTHRAKTKHGNYNAWLDAHGDAYAFFASVDTDHVPLPDFLERMLGWFRDPDTAFVVGPQVYGNYDAAVTKAAESQQFLFHALIQRAGNRYGAPMFVGTNNVVRVAALRQAGGLYDSITEDMATGFEIHRRRNPLTGRHWRSVYTPDVLAVGEGPSSWTDFFTQQLRWSRGTYETLLRQYPGGLFRLPPGRLLSYTLMLVYYPMTAVNWLLGIFSCVLFLWLGASGTEVSASLWLMLYSDAAALQIGLYLWNRRHNVSPHEPEGSGGIAGMAMSALCAPIYLKSLGAAVLRTDGRFVVTPKGGATSPDRLLTFRVHLFWAAVLLVSLAASVPLHHTHAAMRTWAVLALAVALSPVAVWSYTRRRPARPRADRRPARYPAPHPLPDGTTFITTTTTEAPAPTPAEPVHSAAGTTARSTAGGN; this comes from the coding sequence GTGCGGTCGGAGGTCTACGACTACGACTCCCACAGCCGGCTCGCGGGTCCGCTCACCGAACCGGAGGGACCCGAGTACCGGGTGCGGTACCGGAGCCTCCTCGCGGCGGAGAAGCGGCGCACCCGGGCCGTCCTCCTGATGACCCTCGCCCCGGTGCTCACCGGGGCGCTGCTGCTCTACCTCGTCTGGCCGACGCACTGGACCCGCCGCGAGAACGGCGAGCCGTGGCTCGTCGCCGCCGACACCGCGATGCTCGTCTCCATCGCGCTGATCGAACTCTTCATGCTCGTCAACGTCGTCTCCATCGCGCACGCCACGATGGTCGCCAGGGACCCGGTGCCCGTCGTCCCCGAGCCCGGCACCCGGGTCGCCTTCGTCACCACGTACGTACCGGGCAAGGAACCCCTCTCCATGGTCCGCGCCACCCTCCGGGGCGCCGTACGGATCCGGCACGACGGACCGCTGGACGTCTGGCTGCTCGACGAGGGCGACGACCCGGCGGCCCGGGCGCTCTGCGCGGAGCTCGGCGTCCGCCACTTCACCCGGCGCGGCGTCCCCGAGTGGAACCGCCCGAAGGGGACCCACCGGGCCAAGACCAAGCACGGCAACTACAACGCCTGGCTCGACGCGCACGGCGACGCCTACGCGTTCTTCGCCTCCGTCGACACCGACCACGTCCCGCTGCCCGACTTCCTGGAACGGATGCTGGGCTGGTTCCGCGACCCCGACACCGCCTTCGTCGTGGGCCCGCAGGTCTACGGGAACTACGACGCGGCCGTCACCAAGGCCGCCGAATCGCAGCAGTTCCTCTTCCACGCCCTGATCCAGCGCGCCGGGAATCGCTACGGGGCGCCCATGTTCGTCGGCACCAACAACGTCGTCCGCGTCGCCGCGCTGCGACAGGCCGGCGGTCTGTACGACTCGATCACCGAGGACATGGCGACCGGCTTCGAGATCCACCGCCGCCGCAACCCCCTCACCGGACGCCACTGGCGGTCCGTCTACACCCCGGACGTGCTGGCCGTCGGCGAGGGCCCGTCCTCCTGGACCGACTTCTTCACCCAGCAGCTGCGCTGGTCGCGCGGGACGTACGAGACGCTGCTGCGGCAGTACCCCGGGGGGCTGTTCCGGCTCCCGCCGGGCCGGCTCCTCAGCTACACCCTGATGCTCGTCTACTACCCGATGACCGCCGTCAACTGGCTGCTCGGGATCTTCAGCTGCGTGCTCTTCCTCTGGCTCGGCGCCTCCGGCACCGAGGTCTCCGCCTCCCTCTGGCTGATGCTCTACAGCGACGCGGCGGCCCTCCAGATCGGCCTCTACCTCTGGAACCGGCGCCACAACGTCTCCCCGCACGAACCCGAGGGCTCGGGCGGCATCGCCGGCATGGCCATGTCCGCCCTCTGCGCGCCGATCTACCTGAAGTCGCTCGGCGCCGCCGTGCTGCGGACCGACGGGCGCTTCGTCGTCACGCCCAAGGGGGGCGCCACCAGCCCCGACCGGCTCCTCACCTTCCGCGTCCACCTCTTCTGGGCCGCCGTACTGCTGGTCTCGCTCGCCGCGTCCGTACCCCTGCACCACACGCACGCGGCGATGCGCACCTGGGCCGTGCTGGCGCTGGCCGTCGCGCTCTCCCCGGTCGCGGTGTGGTCGTACACCCGGCGGCGCCCCGCGCGGCCCCGGGCCGACCGGCGCCCGGCCCGGTACCCCGCCCCGCACCCGCTGCCCGACGGGACGACCTTCATCACCACGACCACCACCGAGGCCCCGGCCCCCACCCCGGCCGAACCCGTCCACAGCGCCGCCGGGACGACGGCGCGCAGCACCGCAGGAGGGAACTGA
- a CDS encoding galactose oxidase early set domain-containing protein, producing MAHRPTGRIRRAVLGSGAVVVLAGLNAPAALSFAQDHYHAYKIAQPGYQARYGSWQRVEIPQEYRTNAIHAALLHTGKVLIIAGSGNNQQHFDAGTFDTVLWDPVADTFEKVPTPVDFFCGGHAQLPDGRLLVAGGTARYEVLDGEVSRAGGGMRVKNENPDKALFLRKGTVFRSPSGVEYRSLFDVTVPRAAKRGFAVTYWADGGMKPWKSKVTAGEERVFVEAVETGPDSVTAESAQYEIEGLTGRDADNAYGLAEKITTQKQDFQGIRSAYEFDAVAEKYIRVDPMKQARWYPTLVGLGDGRVLAVSGLDDVGEIISGDTEIYDQGARKWSKGPFRYFPTYPALFLTKGGRLFYPGANAGYGPADKGRAAGLWDLRKNTFKAVGGLKDFDATETASSLMLPPVQDQKVMILGGGGVGESSVSTARTAVVDLKAKSPVFEPGPDLPQGTRYLNSVIMPDDTVFTTGGSSDYRGRGDSNILKAQTYDPKTGEFTEAAAPTIGRNYHSEALLLPDGRVATFGSDSLYGDKANTKLGTFEQRMEVFTPAVLHRAAGDRPVIGAGPEEVARGGTATYALTGGGRPATARLMRPSAVTHTTDVEQRSIALELRREEGRITVTVPGDSTLVPPGWYMLFVTDSDGISSVAKWVKVG from the coding sequence ATGGCCCACCGGCCCACCGGACGCATCAGGAGGGCGGTCCTCGGCAGCGGGGCCGTCGTGGTGCTCGCGGGGCTCAACGCCCCCGCGGCGCTCTCGTTCGCCCAGGACCACTACCACGCGTACAAGATCGCCCAGCCCGGCTACCAGGCGCGGTACGGCTCCTGGCAGCGGGTCGAGATCCCGCAGGAGTACCGGACCAACGCCATCCACGCGGCGCTGCTCCACACCGGCAAGGTGCTGATCATCGCGGGCTCGGGCAACAACCAGCAGCACTTCGACGCGGGCACGTTCGACACGGTCCTGTGGGACCCGGTGGCCGACACCTTCGAGAAGGTCCCCACCCCGGTGGACTTCTTCTGCGGCGGCCACGCCCAGCTCCCCGACGGCCGCCTGCTGGTGGCCGGCGGCACCGCCCGCTACGAGGTGCTCGACGGCGAGGTGAGCCGGGCCGGCGGCGGGATGCGGGTGAAGAACGAGAACCCGGACAAGGCGCTGTTCCTGAGGAAGGGCACGGTCTTCCGCTCTCCCTCGGGCGTCGAGTACCGCTCCCTCTTCGACGTGACCGTGCCCCGGGCCGCCAAGCGCGGCTTCGCCGTCACGTACTGGGCGGACGGCGGGATGAAGCCGTGGAAGAGCAAGGTGACCGCCGGCGAGGAGCGGGTCTTCGTGGAGGCGGTGGAGACGGGCCCCGACTCGGTCACCGCCGAGTCCGCCCAGTACGAGATCGAGGGGCTCACCGGCAGGGACGCCGACAACGCCTACGGCCTCGCCGAGAAGATCACCACGCAGAAGCAGGACTTCCAGGGCATCCGGTCGGCGTACGAGTTCGACGCGGTGGCCGAGAAGTACATCAGGGTCGACCCGATGAAGCAGGCCCGCTGGTACCCGACGCTCGTCGGGCTCGGCGACGGAAGGGTGCTCGCCGTCTCGGGGCTCGACGACGTCGGCGAGATCATCTCCGGCGACACCGAGATCTACGACCAGGGGGCCAGGAAGTGGTCCAAGGGCCCGTTCCGCTACTTCCCGACCTACCCCGCCCTCTTCCTCACCAAGGGCGGCAGGCTCTTCTACCCGGGCGCCAACGCCGGTTACGGCCCCGCGGACAAGGGACGCGCCGCCGGGCTCTGGGACCTGCGGAAGAACACCTTCAAGGCGGTCGGCGGGCTGAAGGACTTCGACGCCACGGAGACCGCATCCTCGCTGATGCTGCCCCCGGTCCAGGACCAGAAGGTGATGATCCTCGGCGGCGGCGGGGTGGGGGAGTCCTCGGTGTCGACCGCCCGCACCGCGGTCGTCGACCTCAAGGCGAAGAGCCCGGTCTTCGAGCCGGGACCCGACCTGCCGCAGGGCACCCGCTACCTCAACAGCGTGATCATGCCGGACGACACCGTCTTCACCACCGGCGGTTCGAGCGACTACCGGGGGCGCGGCGACAGCAACATCCTCAAGGCGCAGACGTACGACCCGAAGACCGGCGAGTTCACCGAGGCGGCGGCTCCCACCATCGGCCGGAACTACCACTCGGAGGCGCTGCTGCTGCCCGACGGACGGGTGGCGACCTTCGGCTCCGACTCGCTCTACGGCGACAAGGCCAACACCAAGCTGGGCACGTTCGAGCAGCGGATGGAGGTCTTCACCCCGGCCGTGCTGCACCGCGCGGCCGGCGACCGTCCGGTGATCGGAGCCGGGCCGGAGGAGGTGGCACGCGGGGGGACCGCCACCTACGCGCTGACCGGCGGCGGCCGTCCGGCGACGGCCCGGCTGATGCGGCCGAGCGCCGTCACCCACACCACCGACGTCGAGCAGCGCTCGATCGCCCTGGAACTGCGCAGGGAGGAGGGCCGGATCACCGTGACGGTGCCGGGGGACAGCACCCTGGTGCCGCCGGGCTGGTACATGCTCTTCGTCACGGACTCCGACGGCATCTCGTCGGTGGCGAAGTGGGTCAAGGTCGGCTGA